One window of the Vicinamibacterales bacterium genome contains the following:
- a CDS encoding tetratricopeptide repeat protein, which yields MKTTERHHLKDNELAMALTSAQGWVAQNQKTLLAIVAVVVVVGGGIAGYAAWQRSIDTKARTLLAEAMVIEEARVMPPGPPAGTTNDPTATPGQAPGTYPTQRAKLEAALPKFIAAADAYPKSDSGLTARYQAATTLVTLGRFDDAIKHYDQVIASGAGVIQRMSKLGKAEAQLRAGQFDPAIAALKAESEQANTTLPLDAVLMELARAYRLAGKTEDAKKTLTQVVEKHAESPLAAEAKAELDKLKG from the coding sequence ATGAAAACTACCGAACGGCATCACCTGAAGGACAACGAACTGGCCATGGCGCTGACGAGCGCGCAGGGTTGGGTCGCACAGAACCAGAAGACTCTCCTGGCCATCGTCGCCGTGGTCGTGGTCGTCGGCGGCGGCATCGCCGGCTACGCCGCGTGGCAGCGCAGCATCGACACCAAGGCGCGGACGCTGCTTGCTGAGGCAATGGTGATTGAAGAAGCGCGGGTGATGCCGCCGGGCCCGCCGGCCGGGACCACCAACGACCCGACCGCAACGCCCGGACAGGCGCCGGGAACGTATCCCACGCAGCGGGCGAAGCTGGAAGCGGCGTTGCCGAAGTTCATTGCCGCCGCCGACGCGTATCCCAAGAGCGACTCCGGCCTCACCGCGCGGTATCAGGCTGCCACCACGCTGGTGACGCTCGGGCGTTTCGACGACGCCATCAAGCACTACGACCAGGTGATTGCGAGCGGCGCGGGCGTCATCCAGCGGATGTCGAAGTTGGGCAAGGCCGAGGCGCAGCTGCGCGCCGGGCAGTTCGACCCGGCCATCGCCGCGCTGAAAGCCGAGTCGGAGCAGGCCAACACCACGCTGCCGCTCGACGCCGTGTTGATGGAGCTGGCCCGCGCCTACCGCCTGGCGGGCAAGACCGAAGACGCGAAGAAGACGCTGACCCAGGTCGTGGAGAAGCATGCGGAGTCGCCGCTGGCCGCCGAGGCCAAGGCCGAACTCGACAAGCTGAAAGGCTAG
- a CDS encoding adenine phosphoribosyltransferase has translation MDHLKAKIRHVPDFPKPGILFYDITTLLSDAQGFRDTVDALAAPYMGEDIDQVVGIESRGFILGAAVAITLGCGFVPIRKPGKLPAATHQESYALEYGTDALEIHQDALTTGHRVLIVDDVLATGGTGRAAIDLVRKTGGKVIGAAFLIELDFLNGRSKLAGEPVYSVLRY, from the coding sequence ATGGACCATCTGAAGGCGAAGATCCGACACGTGCCCGACTTTCCCAAGCCGGGCATCCTGTTCTACGACATCACCACGCTGCTCTCCGATGCGCAGGGGTTTCGCGACACCGTGGACGCGCTGGCCGCGCCCTACATGGGCGAAGACATCGACCAGGTGGTCGGCATCGAGAGCCGCGGCTTCATCCTCGGTGCCGCGGTGGCCATCACTCTCGGCTGCGGCTTCGTGCCGATCCGCAAGCCCGGCAAGCTGCCGGCGGCGACGCACCAGGAAAGCTACGCCCTCGAGTACGGCACCGATGCCCTCGAAATTCACCAGGACGCCCTCACCACCGGCCATCGCGTCCTGATCGTTGACGACGTGCTCGCCACCGGCGGCACCGGGCGCGCCGCCATCGACCTGGTCCGGAAGACCGGCGGCAAGGTCATCGGGGCGGCATTCCTGATCGAACTGGACTTCCTTAATGGCCGCTCGAAATTGGCGGGGGAGCCGGTCTATTCTGTGTTGCGGTACTGA
- a CDS encoding acylphosphatase: protein MRVARRFLVSGHVQGVGFRFFAQDAARREGLSGHVSNHPDGTVEAVAEGEAESVERFERALRRGPSRSRVERVLVDDVAPTLHHTGFEIR, encoded by the coding sequence ATGCGCGTCGCCCGGAGGTTCCTGGTAAGCGGACACGTGCAGGGCGTCGGGTTCCGGTTTTTCGCCCAGGACGCCGCGCGCCGCGAGGGCCTCAGCGGCCACGTGTCCAACCACCCCGACGGCACGGTCGAAGCCGTGGCGGAGGGGGAGGCCGAGTCCGTGGAGCGGTTCGAGCGGGCGTTGCGGCGCGGGCCGTCGCGGTCGCGCGTCGAGCGCGTCCTGGTGGACGACGTTGCGCCCACGTTGCACCACACGGGTTTTGAGATTCGATAA
- a CDS encoding APC family permease, with protein MFGPLKRLVVGRPIATYQADHHRFGLFGGLAVLSSDALSSVAYATEEVLRVLMIGGVAALSLGQPISLLIAALLLIVVFSYRKTIQAYPGGGGAYIVARDNLGPNFGLAAAAALLIDYTLTVAVSIAAGVSAITSAIPSLHVSRVMLSLGFIGILMLGNLRGLRESTKLFGVPVYAFVGVMFALILVGGFRAMTGTVVPVETADPLHTLGMGSITLFVLLSAFANGCTAMTGVEAVSDGVPAFKAPSAKTATHTLALMAVLAVTMFTGISYLAHVYQIVPSETETVVSQIARGVFGGRNVPYYIVQGATMLILVLAANTAFADFPRLASIVARDRYMPRQFMNLGDKLAFSNGIVALSIAAAGLCVVFGGDPHALIPLYMIGVFLSFTLSQTGMYLRARRLREPGWRTSATISGVGAIVTFCVLIVVAVTKGLDGAWIVVVLIPFLSMIFRATRSHYDNVASQLSLAGHAVETTPHGHIVIVPIGGVHRAVIEALRYASSLATDVRAVYVNVNPDSMAAMKRDWPQWGSHVKLVVLQSPYRSMTEPLLEYIDRLERENPEDYITVVLPEFVVKHWWHHLLHNQSAFTLKAALLFRPRVVTTSVPFHLKA; from the coding sequence GTGTTTGGACCTTTGAAGCGGCTGGTCGTCGGCCGCCCGATCGCGACGTATCAAGCCGACCATCATCGCTTTGGCCTGTTCGGCGGCCTCGCCGTCCTCTCATCCGACGCGCTGTCGTCGGTGGCCTACGCGACCGAAGAAGTCCTGCGGGTCCTGATGATCGGCGGCGTCGCCGCGCTCAGCCTCGGCCAGCCGATCAGCCTGCTGATTGCGGCCCTGCTGCTGATTGTCGTCTTCTCCTACCGCAAGACCATCCAGGCTTACCCGGGCGGCGGCGGCGCCTACATCGTGGCGCGCGACAACCTCGGGCCGAATTTCGGCCTCGCCGCGGCGGCGGCGCTGCTGATCGACTACACGCTGACCGTGGCGGTCAGCATCGCCGCCGGGGTCTCGGCGATCACCTCGGCGATCCCGTCGTTGCACGTCAGCCGCGTGATGTTGAGCCTCGGCTTCATCGGCATCCTGATGCTCGGCAACCTGCGCGGGCTCCGGGAATCCACCAAGCTGTTCGGCGTCCCGGTCTACGCGTTCGTCGGCGTGATGTTCGCGCTGATCCTCGTCGGCGGCTTCCGGGCGATGACCGGCACCGTCGTCCCGGTCGAGACCGCGGACCCGCTGCACACGCTCGGCATGGGCTCGATCACCCTGTTCGTGCTGCTGTCGGCGTTTGCCAACGGCTGCACGGCGATGACCGGTGTCGAGGCGGTGTCGGACGGCGTGCCGGCGTTCAAGGCGCCGTCGGCGAAGACCGCCACCCACACCCTCGCCCTGATGGCCGTGCTCGCCGTCACCATGTTCACGGGCATCAGCTATCTCGCCCACGTCTACCAGATTGTGCCCAGCGAAACCGAGACCGTGGTCTCGCAGATCGCGCGCGGTGTGTTCGGCGGGCGCAACGTCCCGTATTACATCGTGCAGGGCGCCACCATGCTCATCCTGGTGCTGGCGGCGAACACCGCCTTCGCCGATTTCCCGCGGCTGGCGTCGATCGTGGCCCGGGACCGCTACATGCCGCGGCAGTTCATGAACCTCGGCGACAAGCTGGCGTTCTCGAATGGCATCGTCGCGCTGAGCATCGCGGCGGCGGGGTTGTGCGTGGTGTTCGGCGGCGATCCGCACGCGCTCATTCCCCTCTACATGATCGGCGTGTTCCTGTCGTTCACACTGTCGCAGACCGGCATGTACCTGCGGGCGCGACGGTTGCGCGAGCCCGGCTGGCGCACCAGCGCCACGATCAGCGGCGTCGGTGCGATTGTCACGTTTTGCGTGTTGATCGTGGTCGCCGTGACCAAGGGCCTGGACGGGGCATGGATTGTCGTGGTCCTGATTCCGTTCCTGTCGATGATCTTCCGGGCGACCCGCAGCCACTACGACAACGTCGCTTCGCAGCTGTCGCTGGCGGGTCACGCGGTCGAGACCACGCCGCATGGGCACATCGTCATTGTCCCGATCGGCGGCGTGCATCGCGCGGTGATCGAGGCCCTGCGCTACGCCAGCTCGCTGGCCACCGACGTCCGCGCGGTCTACGTAAACGTCAACCCCGACTCGATGGCGGCGATGAAGCGCGACTGGCCGCAGTGGGGATCGCACGTCAAGCTGGTGGTGCTGCAGTCTCCCTATCGATCGATGACCGAGCCGCTGCTGGAGTACATCGATCGCCTGGAGCGCGAGAACCCGGAAGACTACATCACCGTGGTGCTGCCGGAATTCGTGGTCAAGCACTGGTGGCACCACCTGCTGCACAACCAGAGTGCCTTCACCCTCAAGGCTGCCCTGCTCTTCCGCCCGCGCGTCGTCACGACCTCGGTGCCGTTCCACCTGAAGGCCTAG
- a CDS encoding potassium transporter Kup: MTHGGTPAPRGRQLGVLTLGALGIVYGDIGTSPLYALRECFHGPHGIAPTPDNVLGVLSLIFWSLTLIVSIKYLIFVMRADNDGEGGILALMALVSRQADASRRSRAALISLGLFGAALLYGDGMITPAISVLGAVEGLAIATHVFEPYVVLITVTILIGLFLIQSRGTAKVGAMFGPVMVVWFVTLAVMGVSWIQVNPSVMVAFNPAHAVGFFIRNGSHGFIVLGSVFLVVTGGEALYADMGHFGRKPIRLAWFALAFPALVLNYLGQGAMLLQTPAAASSPFYLMAPAWALYPLVILATMAAVIASQALISGVFSMTHQAIQLGYCPRMGIEHTSASHKGQIYIPQVNWTLMVATVGLVIGFGSSSAIAAAYGIAVSSTMVITTMLAYLVARGSWGVSRVTAGSLAGAFLLIEFGFLAANFTKILHGGWFPLVTGLVLYVLLSTWKQGRALLALRFVDRLYPLEQFLGDIAGTPPHRVTGTAVFMTSNSEGTPPTLLHNLHHNKILHERIILLTVVTRDGPTVPPDERVTVTPLRQGFFRVRLCYGFTETPDVPSALEQAAFAGRPIVPADTTYFLGTETLLATERPGLPLWRERLFVLMSRNALRATTFFGIPPERVVEIGMQVEL; the protein is encoded by the coding sequence GTGACACACGGCGGAACACCGGCTCCCCGGGGGCGGCAGCTTGGCGTCCTCACCCTCGGGGCGCTCGGCATTGTCTATGGGGACATCGGCACCAGTCCCCTCTATGCGCTCCGCGAGTGCTTTCACGGCCCGCACGGCATTGCGCCCACGCCCGACAACGTGCTGGGCGTGCTGTCGCTGATCTTCTGGTCGCTCACGCTGATCGTGTCGATCAAATACCTGATCTTCGTGATGCGCGCCGACAACGATGGGGAAGGCGGCATCCTGGCGTTGATGGCGCTGGTGTCGCGGCAGGCCGACGCCTCGCGGCGGAGCCGCGCGGCGCTGATTTCGCTCGGCCTGTTCGGCGCGGCCCTCCTCTATGGCGACGGCATGATCACGCCGGCGATCTCGGTGTTGGGCGCCGTCGAAGGCCTGGCCATCGCCACGCACGTGTTCGAGCCATACGTGGTGTTGATCACCGTGACGATCCTGATCGGCTTGTTCCTGATCCAGTCCCGCGGCACCGCGAAGGTCGGTGCCATGTTCGGGCCAGTGATGGTGGTCTGGTTCGTGACCCTGGCCGTGATGGGCGTGTCGTGGATTCAGGTGAATCCCTCGGTGATGGTGGCGTTCAACCCCGCGCATGCGGTCGGCTTCTTCATTCGCAACGGCAGCCACGGGTTCATCGTCCTCGGCTCGGTGTTTCTCGTGGTGACCGGCGGCGAGGCGCTCTATGCCGACATGGGCCACTTCGGCCGCAAGCCGATTCGCCTGGCGTGGTTTGCGCTGGCCTTTCCGGCGCTGGTGCTGAATTACCTCGGCCAGGGCGCCATGCTCCTGCAGACGCCCGCCGCGGCCTCGTCGCCGTTCTACCTGATGGCCCCGGCCTGGGCCCTGTATCCGCTGGTCATCCTGGCCACGATGGCCGCGGTGATCGCGTCGCAGGCGCTGATCTCGGGCGTGTTCTCGATGACGCATCAGGCCATTCAGCTGGGCTATTGCCCGCGCATGGGGATCGAGCACACCTCCGCCAGTCACAAGGGCCAGATCTACATCCCGCAGGTTAACTGGACGCTCATGGTCGCGACCGTCGGCCTGGTGATCGGGTTTGGCAGTTCGAGTGCGATTGCCGCCGCGTACGGCATCGCCGTGTCGTCAACGATGGTCATCACGACCATGCTGGCGTATCTCGTGGCCAGAGGATCGTGGGGGGTCAGCCGCGTCACGGCGGGGTCGCTCGCCGGCGCGTTCCTGCTGATCGAATTCGGCTTCCTGGCCGCGAACTTCACCAAGATCCTGCACGGCGGTTGGTTCCCGCTGGTCACCGGCCTCGTGCTCTACGTCCTGCTCTCAACCTGGAAGCAGGGCCGCGCGCTGCTCGCCTTGCGGTTTGTCGATCGCCTGTATCCGCTGGAGCAGTTCCTCGGCGACATCGCCGGCACCCCGCCGCATCGCGTCACCGGCACCGCCGTGTTCATGACCAGCAACAGCGAGGGCACGCCGCCGACGCTCTTGCACAACCTGCACCACAACAAGATCCTGCATGAGCGGATCATCCTGCTGACGGTGGTCACCCGCGACGGCCCAACCGTGCCGCCTGATGAGCGGGTGACCGTGACGCCGTTGCGGCAGGGGTTCTTTCGCGTGCGGCTCTGCTATGGCTTCACTGAAACGCCTGATGTGCCATCCGCGCTCGAGCAGGCCGCGTTTGCCGGCCGCCCGATCGTGCCGGCCGACACGACCTACTTTCTCGGCACCGAAACGTTGCTGGCGACGGAACGGCCCGGATTGCCCTTGTGGCGCGAGCGGCTCTTCGTCCTGATGTCCAGGAACGCGCTTCGCGCGACCACGTTCTTCGGTATCCCTCCGGAACGGGTCGTCGAAATCGGGATGCAAGTGGAGCTGTAA
- a CDS encoding lysylphosphatidylglycerol synthase domain-containing protein — protein sequence MRPRFSLLNIIVAVIGAALLVFTIRRVGWAEVVSGVTSVGWWFILVVILGATRMASRSRAWMACANEPGSGGGTLSFGAAFSAMLAADALGNLTPLGLLASEPTKIMMTRARISTVTSVASVTIENAFYTASVAMVLLGGTWFFFQRAAVPPALEQLAEVIVVAILVAAVVGLWAARSQPAVLSRFAPLIMRLAGRASVPADAFREVEARIYGVLRWPFLRLAHVAVWEVAFHIAAVAEVWLVLRLLPAASGATLVDAFLLESAGRFVTIAFKFIPYRLGIDEAGSGAVAQIIGIGPAAGVTLALVRRLRILVLNAAGLVRLARQ from the coding sequence ATGCGTCCCCGCTTCTCCTTACTGAACATCATTGTCGCCGTGATCGGCGCGGCCCTGCTCGTCTTCACCATTCGCCGGGTGGGCTGGGCGGAGGTGGTCTCCGGCGTCACCAGCGTCGGGTGGTGGTTCATCCTGGTCGTCATCCTCGGCGCGACCCGTATGGCCAGCCGGTCGAGGGCCTGGATGGCGTGTGCGAACGAACCTGGATCGGGCGGCGGGACCCTCTCATTCGGCGCGGCCTTTTCGGCGATGCTGGCGGCGGATGCGCTCGGCAACCTCACGCCGCTCGGCCTGCTGGCCAGCGAGCCCACCAAGATCATGATGACGCGGGCGCGGATCTCCACCGTCACCAGCGTGGCGTCGGTGACCATCGAGAACGCGTTCTACACCGCATCGGTGGCGATGGTGCTGCTGGGGGGCACCTGGTTCTTCTTCCAGCGCGCGGCGGTGCCGCCGGCACTCGAGCAGCTTGCCGAGGTGATTGTCGTCGCCATTCTCGTGGCGGCGGTGGTCGGCCTCTGGGCGGCGCGGTCGCAGCCGGCGGTGCTGTCTCGCTTCGCGCCGTTGATCATGCGGCTGGCCGGGCGCGCGTCGGTGCCGGCCGACGCCTTTCGCGAAGTGGAGGCGCGCATTTACGGCGTGCTGCGCTGGCCGTTCCTGCGGCTGGCGCACGTCGCGGTCTGGGAAGTCGCGTTCCACATCGCCGCGGTCGCCGAGGTCTGGCTGGTGTTGCGGCTGCTGCCGGCTGCGTCGGGCGCGACACTGGTTGACGCCTTTCTGCTGGAGAGCGCCGGACGCTTCGTCACCATCGCCTTCAAGTTCATCCCATATCGCTTGGGAATCGACGAAGCGGGATCAGGGGCCGTCGCCCAGATTATCGGGATTGGCCCGGCGGCGGGCGTGACGCTTGCCCTGGTGCGCCGCTTGCGCATCCTCGTGCTCAATGCGGCCGGCCTAGTCCGCCTCGCGCGGCAGTGA
- a CDS encoding xanthine dehydrogenase family protein molybdopterin-binding subunit — translation MAERLVGSNYVTPDIVAKVTGRARYAEDFRADGMLFCKLMLSERPHSRVLRIDTRRAMALPGVRAIITADDVPKLGGTAEHCLTNEPLYAGEPILAVAAISEEIAADAIDLIRLEVEPLPFVTDPIESLRPDGPDARTDGNVWASAAPAPGQPPRPVIQRLKWTEAEFADAAEGRMPMGKAMEEWAFGDLDAAFTGADLVLDETFIVPSTGHHPLETRSALAFWQNGKLHLHCSTQSVVRTVDSVARWVGIEPKDLVLVSEYTGGGFGSKGGGAVSMAIPALLSKKANAPVMMRISREEESYIGRARTNMAGRAKVGFAKDGRILALDLFIIQDSGPYGPMGDHRSAGNAASLIYQPVAMRWRAVNVVTNTPPRTQQRSPGPMQANGIIEGVITKAAKQLGLDQVAIRRMNSPEGKALYGPADAKGGRRHITSAFVKEALDRGVELFDWNTRVARAGQRHGSKVRGVGVAIGPHGAGSIGYDGLMTIRPDGKLYVQSGVGNLGTHSVIDLARVAADVLEMPWEKVEVHWGDTSKGLPWTCMSVGSQTTHAMTRANHAGAMDARRKLQEIAAKDLGGSPDDYMLGNERVFRTGTPARGLTYAQAARRAIELGGRYDGHELPDDIHAVTKGAAAINVGVGLMGVAKDVYPRDGDTYSFVAGFAEVEVDVETGVVRLVDFLSVGDVGTVVNPRSLTAQLNGGCCLGIAHAMYQKLVYDPHYGLSLARRFHYNKPMTILDIPHMRAEALNIADPETPVGARGVGEPPVGAGFGAVLNAIADAVGVDAFRRAPVTSDVVLMSLTHGKRMHEPLQAHI, via the coding sequence ATGGCAGAGCGGCTTGTTGGCAGCAACTACGTCACGCCCGACATCGTGGCCAAGGTCACCGGCCGCGCCCGCTACGCCGAAGACTTCCGCGCCGACGGCATGCTCTTCTGCAAGCTGATGCTCAGCGAGCGTCCCCATTCGCGCGTGCTGCGCATCGACACCCGCCGCGCCATGGCCCTGCCGGGCGTGCGCGCCATCATCACCGCGGACGATGTGCCGAAGCTCGGCGGGACCGCCGAGCACTGCCTGACCAACGAGCCGCTCTACGCCGGCGAGCCGATCCTGGCCGTCGCCGCGATCAGTGAAGAGATCGCCGCCGATGCCATCGACCTGATCCGTCTCGAGGTCGAACCCCTGCCCTTCGTGACCGATCCCATTGAGAGCCTTCGTCCGGATGGCCCCGACGCGCGCACCGACGGCAACGTGTGGGCCTCCGCCGCGCCGGCCCCCGGCCAGCCGCCTCGCCCGGTGATCCAGCGGCTCAAGTGGACCGAGGCGGAGTTCGCGGACGCCGCCGAGGGCCGCATGCCGATGGGCAAGGCGATGGAGGAATGGGCATTCGGCGATCTCGATGCCGCATTCACGGGCGCCGACCTCGTCCTCGACGAGACCTTCATCGTCCCCTCGACCGGGCATCACCCGCTCGAGACGCGCAGCGCCCTGGCGTTCTGGCAGAACGGCAAGCTGCACCTCCACTGCTCCACCCAAAGCGTGGTGCGCACGGTGGACTCGGTGGCGCGCTGGGTCGGCATCGAGCCGAAAGACCTGGTGCTGGTGTCCGAGTACACCGGCGGCGGGTTCGGCAGCAAGGGCGGCGGCGCGGTGTCGATGGCCATTCCGGCGTTGCTGTCGAAGAAGGCCAACGCGCCGGTGATGATGCGCATCAGCCGCGAGGAAGAGAGCTACATCGGCCGGGCCCGGACCAACATGGCGGGCCGCGCCAAGGTGGGCTTCGCCAAGGACGGCCGCATTCTTGCCCTCGACCTGTTCATCATCCAGGACAGCGGCCCCTACGGCCCGATGGGCGATCACCGATCCGCCGGAAACGCGGCGTCGCTGATCTATCAACCGGTGGCCATGCGGTGGCGCGCCGTGAACGTGGTGACCAACACGCCGCCGCGCACGCAGCAGCGGTCGCCCGGCCCGATGCAGGCCAACGGCATCATCGAGGGCGTGATCACGAAGGCGGCGAAGCAACTCGGCCTCGACCAGGTCGCGATCCGCCGCATGAACTCGCCCGAGGGCAAGGCTCTCTACGGCCCTGCCGACGCGAAGGGCGGGCGCCGGCACATTACCAGCGCATTCGTGAAAGAGGCACTCGATCGCGGCGTCGAGCTGTTCGACTGGAACACGCGCGTGGCGCGAGCCGGCCAGCGCCACGGATCGAAGGTCCGCGGCGTCGGCGTGGCGATTGGCCCACACGGCGCCGGCTCGATCGGCTATGACGGCCTCATGACCATTCGGCCCGACGGCAAGTTGTACGTGCAGTCGGGCGTGGGCAATCTCGGCACGCACTCGGTGATCGATCTCGCGCGCGTGGCGGCCGACGTCCTCGAGATGCCGTGGGAGAAGGTCGAGGTCCACTGGGGCGACACCAGCAAGGGCCTGCCGTGGACGTGCATGTCGGTGGGCAGCCAGACCACGCACGCCATGACGCGCGCCAATCACGCCGGCGCGATGGACGCCAGGCGGAAGCTGCAGGAGATCGCGGCGAAGGACCTGGGCGGCTCCCCAGACGATTACATGCTGGGCAACGAGCGCGTCTTCCGCACAGGCACTCCCGCGCGTGGGCTCACGTATGCGCAGGCGGCGCGGCGGGCCATCGAACTGGGCGGCCGCTACGACGGCCACGAGTTGCCGGACGACATTCACGCGGTCACCAAGGGGGCCGCGGCCATCAACGTCGGCGTCGGGCTGATGGGCGTGGCGAAAGACGTGTATCCCCGCGACGGCGATACCTATTCGTTCGTCGCCGGCTTCGCCGAGGTGGAAGTGGATGTCGAAACCGGCGTGGTCCGGCTGGTGGACTTCCTCAGCGTCGGCGACGTCGGCACTGTCGTGAACCCGCGCAGCCTGACCGCGCAGCTGAACGGCGGGTGCTGCCTCGGGATCGCGCACGCCATGTACCAGAAGCTGGTTTACGACCCTCACTACGGCCTGTCGCTGGCGCGCCGGTTCCACTACAACAAGCCCATGACGATCCTCGACATTCCCCACATGCGGGCCGAGGCGCTGAACATCGCCGATCCCGAGACGCCCGTAGGCGCGCGCGGCGTGGGCGAGCCGCCGGTCGGCGCCGGCTTCGGCGCGGTGCTGAACGCGATTGCGGATGCCGTTGGCGTCGACGCCTTCCGCCGCGCGCCGGTGACGTCAGACGTGGTGCTGATGTCGCTCACGCACGGCAAGCGGATGCACGAGCCGCTGCAGGCGCATATTTAG
- a CDS encoding PQQ-binding-like beta-propeller repeat protein yields the protein MPASALRASARQALAVIGVALLSVGLGAQYGTTGGEWRTWGGDLGVTRYAPLDQIDATNFSKLEVAWRFRTENLGSRPDFNLQTTPLMIGGVLYATAGEHRNAVALNAATGEMLWLHRLEEGQRALRSSRRLSGRGVGYWTDGKGDERVFYVTIGYQLVGLDAKTGHPLKDFGINGVVDLKKDADQDLDPIEGEIAWNGAPVVAKNVVLVGAAHRAGSVPRSRKNAKGYIRAYDARTGKRLWIFHTIPISGEFGNDTWHEGSWEYTGNTGVWTQMTVDEQLGIAYLPVEIPTGDYFGGHRPGNNLFGESLLAVDLQTGKRIWHYQLVHHPIWDYDIPCAPILVDITVNGRKIAAVAQPTKQGFVYVFDRKTGEPVWPIEERPVEKGTVPREWYSPTQPFPTKPPAFERQGFLEDYVVDFTPEIKAEALSLVAKYKTGPLFTPPIVRGENGKEGLLFIPNGANWPGGSFDPETGMLYVYSHTLVRVLSMVNDPKRSDMAYISAGSASEDGGGGLSVNGIPIVKPPWGRITAIDLNKGEIAWQIAHGETPDAIKNHPALKGLNIPRTGRPGGAGGSSGGIGTLVTKTLLISGEGGTVAMPGGQRGAMLRAYDKKTGTEVGAVAMPGAQTGSPMTYMFGGKQYIVVAASSSIRPGELIAYRLP from the coding sequence ATGCCCGCTTCCGCGCTTCGCGCTTCGGCGAGGCAGGCTCTGGCCGTCATCGGTGTGGCGCTGCTGTCGGTTGGCTTGGGCGCGCAGTATGGCACCACCGGCGGCGAGTGGCGTACATGGGGTGGCGACCTCGGTGTCACCCGATACGCGCCCCTCGATCAGATTGACGCCACCAACTTCAGCAAGCTCGAAGTGGCCTGGCGCTTCCGCACGGAGAATCTCGGGAGCCGCCCTGATTTCAACCTGCAGACCACGCCGTTGATGATTGGCGGCGTGCTCTACGCCACCGCCGGCGAGCATCGCAACGCGGTCGCGCTCAACGCCGCGACCGGCGAGATGCTGTGGCTGCATCGGCTCGAAGAAGGTCAGCGCGCGCTGCGCTCGTCGCGACGCCTGTCCGGCCGCGGCGTCGGTTACTGGACCGACGGCAAGGGCGACGAGCGCGTGTTCTACGTCACCATTGGCTACCAGTTGGTCGGCCTCGACGCGAAGACCGGTCACCCGCTCAAGGACTTTGGCATCAACGGCGTCGTCGATCTGAAGAAGGACGCGGACCAGGATCTCGATCCGATCGAGGGCGAGATCGCGTGGAACGGCGCGCCGGTGGTGGCGAAGAACGTGGTGCTGGTGGGCGCCGCCCATCGCGCCGGGTCGGTGCCGCGCAGCCGGAAGAACGCCAAGGGCTACATCCGCGCCTATGATGCGCGCACCGGCAAGCGCCTGTGGATCTTCCACACCATCCCGATCTCCGGTGAGTTCGGCAACGACACCTGGCACGAAGGCTCCTGGGAGTACACCGGCAACACCGGCGTGTGGACCCAGATGACGGTCGATGAACAGTTGGGCATCGCCTACCTGCCGGTCGAGATTCCCACCGGCGATTACTTTGGCGGTCATCGCCCCGGCAACAACCTGTTTGGGGAAAGCCTGCTTGCGGTCGATCTGCAGACCGGCAAACGCATCTGGCACTACCAGCTCGTGCACCACCCGATCTGGGACTACGACATTCCGTGCGCGCCCATTCTCGTCGACATCACGGTGAACGGCCGCAAGATCGCGGCGGTTGCGCAGCCCACCAAGCAGGGCTTCGTCTACGTGTTCGATCGCAAGACCGGCGAGCCGGTGTGGCCGATCGAAGAGCGTCCGGTCGAGAAAGGCACGGTGCCGCGTGAGTGGTACTCGCCGACGCAGCCCTTCCCCACCAAGCCGCCGGCGTTCGAACGCCAGGGCTTCCTCGAAGACTACGTCGTCGATTTCACGCCCGAGATCAAGGCCGAAGCGCTATCGCTGGTTGCGAAATACAAGACCGGTCCGCTGTTCACGCCGCCGATCGTGCGTGGCGAGAACGGCAAGGAGGGATTGCTCTTCATCCCGAACGGCGCCAACTGGCCGGGTGGCTCGTTCGACCCAGAGACCGGGATGCTGTACGTCTATTCCCACACGCTGGTCCGCGTGCTGTCGATGGTTAACGATCCCAAGCGGTCCGACATGGCATACATCAGCGCCGGCAGCGCGTCCGAGGATGGCGGCGGCGGACTGTCGGTGAACGGGATCCCCATCGTGAAGCCACCCTGGGGCCGCATCACCGCGATTGATCTCAACAAGGGCGAGATCGCGTGGCAGATCGCGCACGGCGAGACACCAGACGCCATCAAGAACCACCCAGCGCTCAAAGGGCTTAACATTCCGCGCACGGGGCGGCCGGGCGGCGCCGGTGGTAGCTCTGGCGGCATCGGGACGCTGGTCACCAAGACGCTGCTCATTTCCGGCGAGGGCGGCACCGTGGCCATGCCCGGCGGCCAGCGCGGCGCCATGCTGCGCGCGTACGACAAGAAGACGGGGACCGAAGTAGGCGCGGTCGCCATGCCCGGTGCGCAAACCGGCTCGCCCATGACCTACATGTTCGGCGGCAAGCAGTACATCGTCGTCGCGGCGAGCAGCTCGATCCGGCCCGGCGAGTTGATCGCCTACAGGTTGCCCTGA